The Saccharothrix violaceirubra genome segment CGATCGTCGGCCGCAGCGGCGCGGGCAAGACCACGCTGCTGGACGCGATCGCCGCCGCACACCCGGGCGTGGCGAAAGGCGCGTTGGCCGACTCGCACGTGTTCCACGCGACCGTGCGCGCCAACGTCGTGTTCGCCGCACCCGACGCCACCGACGCGGACCTGGACCGTGTCGCCCGGACGGTCGACCTCGACGTGCCGTGGGACACCGTCGTCGGCGAGCACGGCACCGCGTTGTCCGGCGGCCAACGCCAACGGCTCGTGCTGGCCCGCGCGCTGCTCGCCGACCCGGACGTGCTGCTGCTCGACGAACCCGTGGAGGGCTTGGCCGTCGACCACGGCGACGAGGTGCTCGCCCGCGTCCTCGACGCCGCCCGCGACCGGGTCGTCCTGGTCACGCACCGCCTCGCGCCGCTGGTCGACTTCGACGAGATCCTCGTGGTGGAGGACGGCGTGGTGACCCGACGCGGCACGCACGCCGAGCTGCTGGCCGTGCCGGGCCACTACCGGGACCGCTGGCACACCGAGCGCAGCGGCGGCCGGTCGGCCACGAGCACGTCCACCGGATCGGGCACCCACTCCCCCGCCACCGGCACGAACCGGGTCAGCGTGTCGGACGTCGTCGGCACGCCGCAGCGCCGCAGCACCGTGCCGACGACCTGACGCGCCATCGGCCCAAGATCGTGCAACGACCGGTTGCGATGCCGCCGCACCCCCAGGTTGACCTGCGCGATCCCCGCCAATCCGTACCGGTCGCAGGCGTCGAGCAGCAGCCCGACCTCCACCCCGTACCCGGCCGCGAACGGCACCGACTCGAAGAACTCGCGCGTACCCGCGTACTCGCCGCCCAGCGGCTGCACGACACCGGCCAACTCCGGCCGCAACGCGTTGAGCAGCGGCCGGGCCGCCAGCTCGGTCACCCGCCCGCCGCCCGCCGCCGCCTCGTGCAACGGCCGCCGGTAGAAACCCTTCACCAGGTGCACGCCGGACGTCGACAGCAGCGGCCCGAGCAGCGCCGGCACGAACCCCGGATCGGGGTCGACCAGGTCGGAGTCCAG includes the following:
- a CDS encoding glucosyl-3-phosphoglycerate synthase, producing MRDWFAARTWQSPEWTVEELVRAKGGRAVSVVLPALDEERTVGAVVAAVLPLVGGLVDELVVVDSGSRDDTVRVAREAGARVVRRTDVLADLPPWPGKGEVLWRSLAATSGDLVVFLDSDLVDPDPGFVPALLGPLLSTSGVHLVKGFYRRPLHEAAAGGGRVTELAARPLLNALRPELAGVVQPLGGEYAGTREFFESVPFAAGYGVEVGLLLDACDRYGLAGIAQVNLGVRRHRNRSLHDLGPMARQVVGTVLRRCGVPTTSDTLTRFVPVAGEWVPDPVDVLVADRPPLRSVCQRSR